In Bradyrhizobium lablabi, one DNA window encodes the following:
- a CDS encoding crotonase/enoyl-CoA hydratase family protein, whose protein sequence is MEQRVEVTISAGVADVRLVRADKMNALDAAMFDALVATSERLAHEKSLRAVVLSGEGRAFCAGLDMGRFAAMKESGGNGIAGGEKRDLTVRTHGLANFPQQAVWGWRQLPVPVIAAIQGVAFGGGFQLALGADMRFLSPDARMSIMEIKWGLVPDMAGTPILASLVRDDILRELTFTGRIFSAQEALAYGLATRICDDPRAAAFEVAREIAGKSPDAIRAAKRMLNKLSVDPGPALLAESVEQQKLLGSPNQTEAVHANMEKRAPRFADL, encoded by the coding sequence ATGGAACAGCGGGTCGAGGTCACGATCTCAGCAGGCGTCGCCGACGTCCGCCTGGTGCGGGCGGACAAGATGAACGCGCTGGATGCCGCGATGTTCGACGCGCTGGTCGCCACCTCCGAGCGGCTCGCCCACGAAAAAAGCCTGCGGGCGGTGGTTTTGTCCGGCGAGGGCCGGGCGTTTTGTGCCGGTTTGGATATGGGCCGGTTCGCCGCCATGAAGGAAAGCGGCGGTAACGGGATAGCGGGCGGCGAGAAGCGCGACCTGACCGTGCGCACCCATGGGCTGGCCAATTTCCCGCAACAGGCGGTCTGGGGTTGGCGCCAGCTTCCGGTCCCGGTGATTGCCGCGATCCAGGGCGTGGCGTTCGGTGGCGGCTTTCAGCTCGCGCTCGGCGCCGACATGCGGTTTCTCAGCCCAGACGCGCGAATGTCGATCATGGAGATCAAATGGGGATTGGTGCCGGATATGGCGGGGACGCCGATCCTGGCCAGTCTTGTTCGCGACGATATCCTGCGTGAATTGACCTTTACCGGCCGGATCTTCTCGGCGCAGGAGGCGCTCGCTTACGGCCTTGCGACCCGGATCTGCGACGATCCGCGGGCGGCCGCCTTCGAGGTCGCCCGCGAGATCGCCGGCAAGAGCCCGGATGCCATCCGCGCGGCAAAACGCATGCTGAACAAGCTTTCCGTCGATCCGGGTCCTGCGCTACTCGCCGAATCCGTCGAGCAGCAGAAGCTGTTGGGCAGTCCCAATCAGACGGAGGCCGTGCACGCCAACATGGAAAAGCGCGCACCCCGCTTCGCCGACCTCTAG
- a CDS encoding SDR family oxidoreductase, producing MFSENLLNGRRILVTGGGTGLGKSMAARFLELGAEVHICGRRKIVCDETATELMDLHGGRVMSHGVDIRNPLAVDEMIETIFREGPLTDLINNAAGNFISRTEDLTPRGFDAVANIVMHGTFYVTHAVGKRWIAEKQRGNVVSITVTWVRNGSPYVVPSAMSKSAIHAMTMSLATEWGRYGIRLNTIAPGEIPTEGMSKRIKPGDEAGARTKAMNPMGRVGKMEELQNLAVFLISGGCDWINGETIAMDGAQALAMGGNFYQLRDWSDADWTAAREQIKAQNEKDKAARG from the coding sequence ATGTTCAGCGAAAATCTTCTCAATGGCCGACGCATCCTTGTCACCGGTGGCGGCACTGGCTTAGGCAAATCTATGGCGGCGCGCTTCCTCGAACTGGGCGCTGAGGTCCATATTTGCGGCAGGCGGAAAATCGTCTGCGACGAGACCGCGACCGAATTGATGGACCTCCATGGCGGCCGGGTCATGAGCCACGGCGTCGATATCCGCAACCCACTCGCGGTCGACGAGATGATCGAGACCATTTTCCGCGAGGGCCCGCTCACCGACCTCATCAACAACGCCGCCGGCAATTTCATCTCGCGCACCGAGGATTTGACGCCGCGCGGTTTTGATGCGGTCGCCAATATCGTGATGCACGGCACGTTCTATGTCACCCATGCGGTGGGCAAGCGGTGGATCGCCGAAAAGCAACGCGGCAATGTGGTGTCGATCACGGTGACCTGGGTCCGCAACGGCAGCCCCTATGTGGTGCCGTCGGCAATGAGCAAGTCCGCGATCCACGCCATGACCATGTCGCTCGCGACCGAATGGGGGCGCTACGGCATCAGGCTGAACACGATCGCACCCGGCGAGATTCCGACCGAAGGCATGAGCAAGCGAATAAAGCCCGGCGACGAAGCCGGCGCGCGCACCAAAGCGATGAACCCGATGGGCCGCGTCGGCAAGATGGAAGAACTGCAAAACCTCGCGGTGTTCCTGATTTCCGGCGGCTGCGACTGGATCAACGGCGAGACCATCGCCATGGACGGCGCCCAGGCGCTCGCCATGGGCGGCAATTTCTACCAACTGCGCGACTGGTCGGACGCCGACTGGACGGCGGCGCGGGAACAGATCAAGGCGCAGAACGAAAAGGACAAGGCGGCAAGGGGATAA
- a CDS encoding fatty acid--CoA ligase has translation MSEEPANLADMVRARAKSRGNATAFEFEGRSTSFVEFDIKTNRVANALIALGIAPGERIAYLGKNSDIYFELLLGAIKAKVVMAPVNWRLAGPEVAFIVADCKAPVLFVGPELVTLVRNIKPQLPDLRYVIATEGGAPESLDYTAWRDAQNGDDPKIPIDRKDIAIQLYTSGTTGKPKGAMLSHANFFNLVQTGNEAEKPEWNKWTTDDVSLVAMPIFHIGGSGWGVMGLYHGAKGVIAREFDPTKVLDFFEQSGITKLFMVPAAMQFVVRQPRAREVDFAKLKYMLYGASPIPAALLKECIEVFKCGFVQMYGMTETTGTIVALPPEDHVEGLERMRSAGKALPGVELAIVDPNGKRLPPGEVGEIATRSGSNMAGYWNLPEATARALDADGWLRTGDAGYMDSDGYLYIHDRIKDMIISGGENIYPAEVESAICDHPDVAEVAVIGVPDDKWGEAVKAIVVMKQGKKAAASDIINFTRERIAGFKTPKTVDFIEALPRNASGKILRRHLRDPYWAGKDRQVN, from the coding sequence ATGTCCGAAGAACCGGCAAACCTTGCCGATATGGTGCGCGCGCGGGCGAAGAGCCGCGGCAACGCCACCGCCTTCGAATTCGAGGGACGCTCAACCAGTTTTGTCGAGTTCGATATCAAAACAAACCGCGTTGCTAACGCGCTGATCGCGCTCGGCATCGCACCGGGCGAGCGCATCGCCTATCTCGGCAAGAACAGCGACATCTATTTTGAACTGCTGTTAGGTGCGATCAAAGCCAAGGTGGTAATGGCGCCGGTGAACTGGCGGCTCGCAGGCCCCGAGGTCGCCTTCATTGTCGCCGATTGCAAGGCGCCGGTGTTGTTCGTCGGACCTGAATTGGTTACGCTGGTGCGCAATATCAAGCCGCAATTGCCGGACTTGCGCTACGTGATTGCGACCGAAGGCGGCGCGCCGGAATCGCTCGACTACACCGCCTGGCGCGATGCGCAGAACGGCGACGATCCCAAAATTCCGATCGACCGCAAGGACATCGCGATCCAGCTCTATACCTCCGGCACCACAGGCAAGCCCAAAGGCGCGATGCTGTCGCATGCCAATTTTTTCAATCTGGTGCAGACCGGTAATGAGGCCGAAAAGCCCGAATGGAATAAATGGACGACTGATGACGTCTCGCTGGTGGCGATGCCGATCTTCCACATCGGCGGCTCCGGCTGGGGCGTGATGGGCCTCTATCACGGCGCCAAGGGCGTGATCGCGAGGGAGTTCGATCCCACAAAAGTGCTGGATTTCTTCGAACAGTCCGGGATCACAAAATTGTTCATGGTGCCAGCCGCGATGCAGTTCGTGGTGCGGCAGCCGCGTGCGCGCGAGGTGGACTTTGCGAAGCTCAAATACATGCTCTATGGCGCTTCGCCGATTCCGGCGGCGCTTCTGAAGGAATGCATCGAAGTATTCAAATGCGGTTTTGTCCAAATGTACGGCATGACCGAGACCACCGGCACCATCGTGGCGCTGCCGCCGGAAGATCATGTCGAGGGATTGGAGCGGATGCGCTCGGCCGGCAAGGCGCTGCCTGGCGTCGAGCTCGCGATCGTCGATCCCAATGGCAAACGTTTGCCGCCGGGCGAAGTCGGCGAGATCGCGACGCGCTCCGGCTCCAACATGGCCGGCTACTGGAATTTGCCCGAGGCGACCGCCAGGGCGCTCGATGCCGACGGCTGGCTGCGCACTGGAGATGCCGGCTACATGGACAGCGACGGCTATCTCTACATCCACGACCGCATCAAGGACATGATCATCTCCGGCGGCGAGAACATCTATCCCGCCGAAGTCGAGAGCGCGATCTGCGACCATCCTGATGTGGCCGAAGTCGCCGTGATCGGCGTGCCCGACGACAAATGGGGCGAAGCGGTCAAGGCGATCGTGGTGATGAAGCAAGGCAAGAAAGCGGCGGCCTCCGACATCATCAACTTCACCCGCGAACGCATTGCGGGTTTTAAAACGCCGAAGACGGTGGATTTTATCGAGGCGCTGCCGCGCAACGCGTCGGGCAAGATATTGCGACGCCATCTGCGCGATCCCTATTGGGCGGGGAAAGATCGGCAGGTGAATTAA
- a CDS encoding Crp/Fnr family transcriptional regulator: protein MGKPANDEFDAKVFLAKVGFGKTILEFHKNQHVFEQGEVADTVFYIQKGRVKLTVMSEQGKEAVVAILEPGQFFGEGCMNGHALRIATTTAMEDCLITAIAKAAMIAALHDEPKFSELFMTYLLTRNSRIEEDLIDQLFNSSERRLARLLLLLANFGKEGSPQPISPNISQETLAEMIGTTRSRVSAFMNKFRKLGLISYNGHIEVNNSLLSAVLHEKPLLKERD, encoded by the coding sequence ATGGGAAAGCCAGCTAATGACGAGTTTGATGCGAAGGTTTTTCTCGCCAAAGTCGGATTTGGGAAAACGATCCTCGAATTTCACAAGAATCAGCACGTGTTCGAGCAAGGCGAGGTCGCGGACACGGTGTTTTACATTCAAAAAGGTAGGGTCAAGCTCACTGTCATGTCTGAGCAAGGCAAGGAAGCCGTTGTCGCAATTCTAGAGCCCGGCCAGTTCTTCGGCGAAGGCTGCATGAATGGTCATGCGCTTCGCATCGCTACCACGACGGCGATGGAAGATTGCCTGATCACGGCAATCGCGAAAGCCGCGATGATCGCCGCGCTTCATGACGAGCCGAAGTTTTCCGAGTTATTCATGACCTATCTTCTGACCCGCAACAGCCGGATTGAAGAGGACCTGATCGACCAGCTATTCAATTCGAGCGAGCGGCGGCTTGCGCGCCTACTCTTGTTGCTCGCCAATTTCGGCAAGGAAGGCAGCCCGCAGCCGATCAGTCCCAACATCAGTCAGGAAACTTTGGCGGAGATGATCGGCACCACCCGATCCCGCGTTAGCGCTTTCATGAACAAATTCCGCAAGCTTGGACTGATCAGCTACAACGGACACATCGAGGTCAACAACTCGCTGTTAAGCGCGGTCCTACATGAGAAGCCCTTACTAAAGGAGCGTGACTAG
- a CDS encoding phasin family protein translates to MSKRKPATASKHAHSTKIAAQRANQAIIRSPKDSPLRAVAAGSTESPPERHDDSKQEAPLVEKPATALQDDCKQTMTDNDSKKGFVFSSATANVRAYQAKLLEMAQANMQLAFEFAQRLATIRSPVEILSVIAEFTSKRIAMFQKYSIEMAELGTMR, encoded by the coding sequence ATGAGCAAACGTAAACCGGCAACGGCGTCAAAGCACGCCCACAGCACGAAAATAGCCGCCCAACGGGCCAATCAGGCTATTATTAGAAGCCCGAAAGACAGCCCCCTGCGCGCGGTTGCGGCAGGCTCGACTGAATCGCCCCCTGAGCGTCATGACGACTCAAAACAAGAGGCTCCCCTTGTTGAGAAACCGGCGACAGCCTTACAAGATGACTGCAAACAGACGATGACGGATAACGATTCAAAGAAAGGGTTTGTTTTTTCTTCAGCCACGGCAAACGTGCGGGCTTATCAAGCAAAGCTGCTGGAAATGGCACAAGCCAACATGCAATTGGCTTTTGAATTCGCCCAGAGGCTTGCGACGATTAGGTCGCCCGTTGAAATTCTCAGCGTCATTGCAGAATTCACAAGCAAGCGGATCGCCATGTTCCAGAAGTATTCGATAGAAATGGCTGAATTAGGTACCATGCGGTGA
- a CDS encoding ice-binding family protein → MSRFSFAPASVRTSSEKRAGVRGAVAVLGLMGATLTSPSHAQQAPSLLTAGSFGVLAGSTVTNTGSTVINGNVGVSPGSAVTGFPPGIVNGVISVADAVAAQAQIDNISAYNVLAGKPITTNLTGQDLGGKTLIAGVYGFNTSAQLTGTLTLNGQGNPNSVFIINTGSTLTTASGSSISLINGAQGGNVFFRVGSSATLGTSTSFVGDILALTSITLNTSAKIICGDALAQNGAVTLDSNTITTCTTTTASASSVLPSSATGNQRAVANSIDTFVRNGGTLPPAFASLLSFLPPSQLQSAFTQLSGEVGTGPAQAGTQAMNSFLSLVTNPYAENRPFAPTRPVSPMMPVKAISVTPALNPDPRPWGVWAAGYGGQTNANGDALGVGSHDRSVSDAGFATGLDYRVTPYTVAGFALSGGATRYGLSEGLGSGRSDMFQAAIYSTTRVDAAYVSAAIAYGFHQFNTDRFVTVAGADHLAADFSANDIGGRLEGGYRFAIPNVGWPGQSGFTPYAAVQVQAFRTPSYSETALSGSSVFALSYDARTITTTRTELGTWLDWSIPIDYSTRLTLLGRAAWAHDNWSAPNITAGFQALPGSIFVVTGAAPATDLALVSAGVEIGFRNGFSVGARFDGEFAENSTKYSGMGRLRYTW, encoded by the coding sequence ATGAGCAGGTTTTCGTTCGCCCCCGCGTCGGTGCGGACATCATCGGAAAAGCGGGCCGGAGTTCGGGGCGCTGTGGCGGTCCTGGGCCTGATGGGAGCAACCCTGACTTCTCCCAGCCATGCGCAGCAGGCGCCGTCCCTGCTGACGGCGGGGAGCTTCGGAGTTCTGGCCGGCTCAACGGTCACCAACACAGGCTCGACTGTGATCAATGGAAATGTCGGCGTCAGCCCTGGCTCCGCGGTCACTGGGTTTCCCCCTGGCATTGTAAACGGCGTGATAAGTGTGGCCGATGCCGTTGCCGCTCAAGCTCAAATTGATAACATTAGCGCCTACAACGTTTTGGCAGGTAAGCCAATTACCACTAATCTGACAGGTCAGGACCTGGGAGGCAAAACGCTGATAGCGGGCGTCTACGGTTTTAACACGTCAGCTCAATTGACTGGGACCCTCACACTGAATGGGCAAGGCAACCCGAACTCAGTCTTCATCATCAACACCGGAAGCACGCTGACCACTGCCAGCGGTTCGAGCATTTCGCTGATCAACGGTGCTCAGGGTGGCAATGTATTTTTCAGGGTTGGCAGTTCGGCGACACTTGGCACGAGCACTTCGTTCGTTGGGGACATTCTCGCACTGACGAGCATCACCCTTAATACCAGCGCCAAAATAATCTGCGGTGATGCTTTGGCACAAAACGGTGCGGTTACGTTGGATAGCAACACCATTACAACATGCACGACCACCACGGCCTCGGCTTCGTCTGTGCTGCCATCCTCGGCCACGGGAAATCAACGCGCAGTCGCAAATTCCATTGATACCTTTGTCAGAAACGGCGGTACGCTGCCGCCTGCATTCGCCAGCCTGCTCTCGTTCCTGCCCCCCAGCCAACTGCAAAGCGCGTTCACACAGCTTTCGGGAGAAGTCGGTACCGGCCCGGCGCAGGCAGGAACCCAGGCGATGAACTCATTCCTGTCGCTGGTGACCAATCCGTACGCCGAAAACCGCCCGTTCGCGCCGACCCGCCCCGTATCTCCGATGATGCCCGTCAAGGCTATCTCGGTCACTCCCGCGTTGAACCCCGATCCGCGCCCTTGGGGCGTTTGGGCTGCGGGCTATGGTGGGCAAACCAATGCAAACGGTGACGCGTTGGGTGTTGGAAGCCACGACAGATCAGTGAGCGACGCCGGCTTTGCTACTGGCCTCGACTATCGGGTCACGCCCTACACCGTGGCCGGCTTCGCGCTTTCGGGTGGGGCTACCCGCTATGGCTTGTCGGAAGGTCTAGGCAGCGGACGTAGCGACATGTTCCAGGCGGCCATCTACAGCACGACGCGCGTAGATGCGGCCTATGTCTCGGCCGCAATCGCCTACGGCTTTCATCAGTTTAACACCGACCGGTTCGTGACCGTGGCGGGTGCCGACCATCTGGCCGCCGATTTCTCCGCCAATGACATTGGTGGCCGGCTCGAAGGCGGATATCGCTTCGCCATTCCGAACGTGGGTTGGCCGGGTCAGTCCGGGTTCACTCCCTATGCCGCCGTGCAGGTGCAGGCCTTCCGAACGCCGTCCTACAGTGAAACTGCGCTCTCCGGCTCGTCGGTTTTCGCACTTTCCTACGACGCCAGGACGATCACCACGACCCGCACCGAGCTTGGCACTTGGCTCGACTGGAGCATTCCGATTGACTACAGCACCAGACTGACCCTGCTTGGCCGTGCCGCCTGGGCTCACGACAATTGGTCCGCGCCGAACATCACCGCCGGGTTCCAGGCGCTGCCCGGATCAATCTTCGTCGTGACGGGCGCAGCGCCGGCCACCGATTTGGCACTTGTGTCGGCTGGCGTGGAGATCGGGTTCAGGAACGGATTTTCGGTCGGCGCGCGGTTCGACGGTGAATTCGCCGAGAACTCAACGAAATACTCCGGTATGGGCCGGCTGCGTTATACTTGGTGA
- a CDS encoding IS30 family transposase — protein sequence MAHKFHRGFTAAEKTELWDRWKRGESLKAIGRAFGKQSSSIYFLVAPHGGIRPAERRRSRLALTLAEREVISRGVTAHRSARSIAKLLGRSPSTVSREMNRNGGYDRYRAALADENAWARARRPKCCKLASSPRLRRAVAGKLRLDWSPEQIAGWLKRTHPEDECNQVSHETIYRSLFVQTRGVLKKELLSHLRSKRSMRRSKPVDPDGDRRGHIKDIVSIRQRPAAVEDRAVPGHWEGDLLSGPNNSYIATLVERHTRYVMLAKVAGKDTRTVVTALIKQAKKLPKELYKSLTWDRGKELTDHRRFTLATKIDVYFCDPQSPWQRGSNENTNGLLRQYFPKGTDLSVHSQAYLNKVARQLNERPRETLQFETPAERFNACVASTG from the coding sequence ATGGCTCACAAATTTCATAGAGGGTTTACTGCGGCAGAGAAAACGGAGTTATGGGATCGCTGGAAGCGCGGGGAGTCGCTAAAGGCGATCGGACGCGCTTTTGGTAAGCAGTCATCGTCGATCTATTTTTTGGTGGCTCCGCATGGTGGGATTCGTCCTGCCGAGCGGCGTCGCTCCAGGCTGGCATTGACGCTCGCGGAACGCGAGGTGATTTCCAGAGGTGTTACGGCACATCGATCGGCCCGATCGATCGCCAAGTTGCTTGGCCGCTCACCCTCGACGGTGAGCCGGGAAATGAACCGTAATGGCGGCTATGACCGCTACCGAGCGGCACTTGCAGATGAGAATGCCTGGGCGCGAGCTCGTCGTCCAAAATGCTGTAAATTGGCGAGCAGTCCGCGGCTACGGCGAGCTGTCGCGGGGAAGCTCAGATTGGATTGGTCACCCGAGCAGATAGCCGGCTGGCTGAAGAGAACGCATCCTGAAGACGAGTGTAATCAGGTGTCACACGAGACGATCTACCGCAGCTTATTTGTACAAACCCGTGGCGTGCTCAAGAAAGAGCTGCTTAGTCATCTTCGATCGAAGCGCTCGATGCGTCGCTCCAAGCCGGTCGATCCGGATGGCGATAGACGGGGGCATATCAAGGATATCGTCTCAATCCGCCAGCGACCGGCGGCGGTTGAAGATCGAGCGGTGCCTGGCCATTGGGAAGGCGATCTGCTGTCCGGGCCGAACAACAGCTACATCGCGACCTTGGTCGAGCGTCATACGCGCTACGTGATGTTGGCCAAGGTGGCCGGTAAGGACACCCGAACGGTGGTCACCGCGCTCATCAAGCAGGCGAAGAAGCTACCAAAGGAGCTGTATAAGTCGCTGACCTGGGACCGGGGAAAGGAACTTACGGATCATCGCCGCTTTACGTTGGCGACCAAAATCGACGTCTATTTTTGCGATCCGCAAAGCCCGTGGCAGCGCGGGTCGAACGAGAACACCAATGGCCTGCTGAGACAGTACTTTCCGAAGGGCACCGACTTGTCGGTGCACTCACAAGCCTACCTGAACAAAGTGGCTCGTCAGCTAAACGAACGACCACGTGAGACCTTGCAATTTGAAACCCCAGCAGAGAGATTTAACGCCTGTGTTGCGTCGACCGGTTGA
- a CDS encoding acyl-CoA dehydrogenase family protein, translated as MDFALPADLVAYLAELDQFVAQKIKPIEEADDNIRFFDHRREWARTDFENGGLPRHEWEALLRRVKNLADEAGHLRFAIPKRYGGKDGSNLWMAVIREHFASKGLGLHNDLQNEHSIVGNLPLVTMLDRYGRDEQKAMIEGSITGKYRITFGLTEPEHGSDATHMETKAVPATRDNVKGWVINGEKMWTTGMHVATHCALFARTSGNDGDARGITCFLVPAKAAGVKVEEYMWTFNMPTDHPRVSFTDVFVAEDALFGEIGRGLSLAQCFVHENRIRQAASSLGAAVYCINESVKYARERKPFGKALAENQAIQWPLVELATQAEMLRLLIRKTAWEMDQLTQAQVEHTLSDKVSMCNYWANRLCCEAADRAMQVHGGMGYSRHKPFEHIYRHHRRYRITEGSEEIQKRKVAGFLFGYMGAGKH; from the coding sequence GTGGATTTTGCACTGCCGGCTGACCTCGTCGCCTATCTCGCCGAGCTCGACCAATTCGTCGCGCAAAAGATAAAACCGATCGAAGAGGCCGATGACAACATCCGTTTCTTCGATCACCGCCGCGAATGGGCGCGCACCGATTTCGAGAATGGCGGGCTGCCGCGGCATGAGTGGGAAGCGCTGCTGCGACGGGTGAAAAATCTCGCCGACGAGGCGGGGCATCTGCGCTTTGCGATCCCGAAGCGCTATGGCGGCAAGGATGGTTCCAATCTCTGGATGGCGGTGATCCGCGAACATTTTGCCTCGAAGGGACTTGGCCTGCACAACGACCTGCAGAACGAGCATTCCATCGTGGGCAATCTGCCATTGGTGACGATGCTCGACCGCTATGGCCGCGACGAGCAGAAGGCGATGATCGAAGGCTCAATCACGGGAAAATACCGCATCACGTTTGGGCTCACCGAACCCGAGCACGGCTCGGATGCGACCCATATGGAAACCAAGGCGGTGCCGGCAACGCGCGACAACGTCAAAGGCTGGGTGATCAACGGCGAGAAGATGTGGACCACCGGCATGCATGTCGCGACCCATTGCGCGCTGTTCGCCCGCACGTCCGGCAATGACGGCGATGCGCGCGGCATCACCTGTTTCCTGGTGCCGGCCAAGGCCGCGGGCGTGAAGGTCGAGGAATATATGTGGACGTTTAACATGCCGACCGATCATCCGCGCGTCAGCTTTACCGATGTGTTCGTCGCTGAGGACGCGCTGTTCGGCGAGATCGGCCGCGGATTGTCGCTGGCACAATGTTTTGTGCATGAGAACCGGATTCGGCAGGCCGCGAGTTCGCTGGGTGCTGCGGTCTATTGCATCAATGAGAGCGTAAAATATGCTCGCGAGCGAAAGCCGTTCGGCAAAGCGCTCGCCGAAAACCAGGCGATCCAGTGGCCGCTGGTCGAGCTTGCGACGCAGGCCGAGATGCTGCGGCTGTTGATCCGCAAGACCGCCTGGGAGATGGACCAGCTCACCCAGGCGCAGGTCGAGCACACGCTCTCCGACAAGGTGTCGATGTGCAACTACTGGGCAAACCGGCTGTGCTGCGAAGCAGCCGACCGCGCCATGCAGGTGCATGGCGGCATGGGCTATTCGCGCCACAAGCCGTTCGAACACATCTACCGCCACCACCGCCGCTACCGCATCACCGAAGGCAGCGAGGAAATCCAGAAGCGGAAAGTGGCGGGATTCTTGTTTGGATATATGGGGGCAGGGAAGCATTAA
- a CDS encoding enoyl-CoA hydratase-related protein, producing the protein MDLKFSKVTRKGPVTIVTLSRPEVYNALHIDAHFELNKVFDDFSADPEQWVAIVTGAGDKAFCAGNDLKWQAAGGKRGWDKGGFAGLTSRFDCDKPIIAAVNGVAMGGGFEIALACDLIIASENATFALPEPRVGLAALAGGVHRLPRQIGLKRAMGMILTARHVSAKEGLELGFVNEVVPQGEALAAAERWAETICKNSPMSIRASKQAIQKGLAVSLEQAITEQREYPAVKAMAASQDYVEGPKAFAEKRPPKWVGK; encoded by the coding sequence ATGGATTTGAAATTCTCAAAGGTCACGCGCAAGGGCCCGGTCACGATCGTGACGCTGTCGCGGCCCGAAGTGTACAACGCGCTGCATATCGACGCGCATTTTGAGCTGAACAAGGTGTTCGACGATTTTTCCGCCGATCCCGAGCAATGGGTCGCGATCGTCACCGGCGCCGGCGACAAGGCGTTCTGTGCGGGGAACGATTTGAAATGGCAGGCGGCGGGCGGAAAGCGCGGCTGGGACAAGGGCGGCTTTGCCGGGCTGACCTCGCGCTTCGACTGCGACAAGCCGATCATTGCGGCCGTCAACGGCGTCGCCATGGGCGGCGGTTTTGAGATTGCGCTCGCCTGCGATCTCATCATTGCCTCGGAGAATGCCACGTTCGCTCTCCCCGAACCGCGCGTCGGCCTTGCGGCGCTCGCCGGCGGCGTGCACCGGCTGCCGCGTCAGATCGGGCTGAAGCGCGCGATGGGCATGATCCTGACCGCGCGCCATGTCAGCGCCAAAGAAGGCCTTGAGCTCGGTTTCGTCAACGAGGTGGTACCGCAGGGCGAAGCGCTGGCGGCGGCGGAGCGCTGGGCCGAGACCATCTGCAAGAACTCGCCGATGTCGATCCGCGCGTCCAAGCAGGCCATTCAGAAGGGCCTCGCCGTGTCGCTGGAACAGGCCATCACCGAGCAGCGCGAATACCCGGCGGTGAAAGCGATGGCGGCGTCGCAGGATTATGTCGAGGGACCGAAAGCGTTTGCCGAAAAGCGCCCGCCGAAATGGGTGGGGAAGTGA
- a CDS encoding DUF6285 domain-containing protein, protein MQDEPTLTELTKAVADFLRDDIAPQMSGHNAFKLRVAINMLDLVTRHLALGQGSDAAELARLSQLLGKEGSLTELNRLLADQIAKGEVDLKTPGLADHLWQTTMDKLAVDQPNYASYRRELGEQGG, encoded by the coding sequence ATGCAGGACGAACCGACACTCACCGAATTGACAAAAGCGGTCGCGGATTTCTTGCGCGACGACATCGCGCCTCAAATGAGCGGGCACAACGCATTCAAGCTGCGGGTCGCGATCAACATGCTCGATCTGGTGACGCGGCACCTTGCGCTGGGGCAGGGCAGTGATGCCGCGGAGTTGGCCCGGCTGTCGCAGCTCTTGGGTAAGGAGGGCTCGCTCACCGAGCTCAACCGCCTGCTCGCCGATCAAATCGCAAAAGGCGAGGTCGACCTGAAAACGCCTGGGCTCGCCGATCATCTCTGGCAGACAACGATGGACAAACTGGCCGTCGATCAGCCGAATTACGCGTCGTATCGGAGGGAGTTGGGAGAGCAGGGTGGTTAA